The nucleotide sequence TCGCAAACCGGATAAAACGAGTGTAAATCTTCTATTACCTTGGCTTTTAATTCCTGCAGATTGTCTTCGCAATCTAAATACATCACCGATTTTCGGTGCGTCATTAAAGCGTTTACCTTTAAATCGCCAATATTAAAAACGCGTTCCACAATATCCTGTTCAATTTCCTGAACCTCGCCTACTTCGGTACTTTCTTTAATGATTGATCTAATTTCTTCTTCGGTAACTTTTCCGTCGGCAGTTGGTTTTATGTTGAAAATATTCAGCAGCAAATCAGACGATTTTGTAAGCAACCACACAAACGGCGCAGCAACTTTAGAGATAAACGTCATAGGAATGGCTACCATTTTTGCGATTGTTTCGGGATAATTCAAACCTAAACGTTTTGGAACCAACTCGCCTAAAATCAGCGTAAAAAAAGTAAGCAAAACCAACACTACGCCAACACTTAACGATGATGCGTATGGTTGTAACGATGGAATTTGAGAAATGAACGTTTTTAAATCGGTGGTTATTTTATCGCCCGAATAAATACCTGTTAAAATACCAATTAAGGTAATACCAATTTGTACGGTTGACAGGAAGTTGTTGGGTTCTTCAACCAGCTTTAAGGCAGCTTTGGCACTGCTGCTGCCTTTTTTTACTGCCATTTCTAAACGGTTCTTCCTGGAAGATACTAATGCCATTTCGGACATTGAAAAAACGCCGTTTAAAATGATTAAAATAAAGATGATTAAAATTTCCACTATGTTGTTCTATTAAATGCAAATAATCTTATCCTAAAATTACAAAAAAGGATAAGATTATTTAAAATTATTTTTTTTTTGATTAAAAACGATCAATCACCGCACTTAATCTTTCGGTAATTTCTGCAATAGATCCAATACCGTTTACTGCGTGGTATTTGTTTTTATTGGTGTAATATTCAATTAACGGAGCTGTTTTTTCGTTGTATTCTTCGTAACGTGTACGAATTTTTTCTTCGTCCTGATCATCGGCTCTGCCCGAAGTTTTACCGCGCTCTAAAATACGTGCTACCAAAACATCGTCATCAGCTTCTAAACCAACTGTTGCTGTAACTTCTAAATTAATCGACTGTAAAAAAGCATCCAACGCTTCGGCTTGGGCAATTGTTCTTGGAAATCCATCAAACAAAAAACCTGCTTTATCCATATTGTTGGCTACTTCGTTCTTTAACATATCAATCGTAATTGCATCGGGAACCAATTCGCCTTTATTAATAAATTCTTGTGCCTTCTTGCCTAACTCTGTTTCGTTCTTAATGTTAAAACGGAAAACATCGCCTGTAGAAATGTGCGTTAAATTGTATTTTTCTTTTAAAAACTCTGCCTGTGTGCCTTTACCTGCACCCGGCTTTCCGAATAAAACTATTGCAATCATTTTTGTATGTTATTTTATTTGATAAACTTCGCCTAAATTTCTGCCTTGTTTGTTGTAATCTAATCCGTAACCAACAATAAACTTATTTTCGATACTAAAACCGGTGTATTTAATATCAATAGTTTGTTTGTACGCATCTGGTTTAAAAAACAAAGTTGCCGTATTTATGCTTTTTACCTTAAATCTGTTTACTAAATTGTATAGGGCTGCAATGGTGTTGCCGGTATCAACAATATCTTCTACAATAACAACGTGCCTGTTAGTAAGGCCAATATCTACCCCTAAAAGTTCGGTTACGTTGCCTGTAGTTTTGGTACCGTTGTACGATGCCATTTTTACAAATGAAATTTCTGCAGCACTGGTGTAATGTTTCATTAAATCGGCAGCAAAAATAAACGCACCGTTTAAAACCACTAAAAATACTGGAACTTCGTTTTTATAATCGTTCAATAAATCTTTTGCTATACGCTGTACTTCCGCATCAATTTCTAATGCCGAAAGGTAGGGTACAAAGGTTTTATCTAAAATTTGAATTTCCATATTATTTTTAACCGTGCAAATATACGAATACGTGTACTTTAATTAAAGTTTATTCGCAGTTTTGCCAAATATATTTTTATTTTTAGCATAAATTTCCTTTTTAATAATTTTATATGGATGTAATTACTTATTTTTCAACGCATCACCACAACTTGAGTACACAAAGCCGGACTTTGGCTATGAATCATATTTTAGATCAGAATATCCCTGCAAATGAATTTATTAAGGCGATTTATTCGGTTGATAACAATCAGAAAATTGTGCTTTATCACGCATTGGATATGCTGGTAGAACGCCATATTGATTATTTGAACGATTATTTAGACCTGTATCTTGAAAAAGCGTTGAACGAAACGCACGAATCTACCAAACGCTGTGTATCGCGTACCATTTACCATCAGTTAAAAAACAATAAAAACCTTTATAATAAAGAGCAAAAACAGCAGATTGTTCACACCATGTTCGATTGGATTATTTTACCATCGGCAGTGGCAACACGTGTAAACGCTATACATATTCTGTATTTTTTGGTGGATCAAGAAGATTGGATTAAAGAACAGTTAATTGCCCTTATAGAACAAAATTTGCTGTTGCAGGAACCATCGTTTTTAAGTCGCGGACGAAAAATATTGAAACTGTTGCACCAACAAAAATCATAATTTTAGATTTTTATAATGTGGTTTGAAACAGTATCTTTGTCCATACAATTAAACAGATAAACAACTCAACAATAAAACAACAATGAATTATTTTTCTTCTGATTTTAAATTAGGAATTTTAGGTGGCGGACAATTAGGTAAAATGATGCTGACCGAAACCCGAAAGTTCGATA is from Flavobacterium dauae and encodes:
- a CDS encoding hemolysin family protein, which codes for MSEMALVSSRKNRLEMAVKKGSSSAKAALKLVEEPNNFLSTVQIGITLIGILTGIYSGDKITTDLKTFISQIPSLQPYASSLSVGVVLVLLTFFTLILGELVPKRLGLNYPETIAKMVAIPMTFISKVAAPFVWLLTKSSDLLLNIFNIKPTADGKVTEEEIRSIIKESTEVGEVQEIEQDIVERVFNIGDLKVNALMTHRKSVMYLDCEDNLQELKAKVIEDLHSFYPVCEGGLDEVIGVVSLKDLFILFEKDNVDLKSIIKEPTFFIEHTSAYKALEVFKSSKNHYALVSDEYGVIQGVITLNDILESLVGDASEFYEEEFKLEEVGEGEWIVDGFYPLHDLLSYFELDELMPDYDVTTISGLVMKELSYIPKTGEKLIWNKMEFEVLASNGVKIDKIGISLLKD
- a CDS encoding adenylate kinase → MIAIVLFGKPGAGKGTQAEFLKEKYNLTHISTGDVFRFNIKNETELGKKAQEFINKGELVPDAITIDMLKNEVANNMDKAGFLFDGFPRTIAQAEALDAFLQSINLEVTATVGLEADDDVLVARILERGKTSGRADDQDEEKIRTRYEEYNEKTAPLIEYYTNKNKYHAVNGIGSIAEITERLSAVIDRF
- a CDS encoding phosphoribosyltransferase gives rise to the protein MEIQILDKTFVPYLSALEIDAEVQRIAKDLLNDYKNEVPVFLVVLNGAFIFAADLMKHYTSAAEISFVKMASYNGTKTTGNVTELLGVDIGLTNRHVVIVEDIVDTGNTIAALYNLVNRFKVKSINTATLFFKPDAYKQTIDIKYTGFSIENKFIVGYGLDYNKQGRNLGEVYQIK